The sequence ACGGGTATTGCCGCAAACCGATGGGTCATGCGGTGCGGCTTCATGGCTACGTTAAATAACTCCCCCGCGCTGCGGTAGTGCCAGATGCGCCGATTCGCTTAGGCCAGCGTGGTCGTCGTGGTGTGCCTGGCTGGGCCATGGCTTCACGCCTGGCGTTGCTGCTGACGCACCAGGTCGGCCAGCGCGCGCACGCCAGGTGCGATTTTTTCCAGTGTGATTGACGAAAACCCCATGCGAAAGCAATGGCGCTGCTCAAGCCCGGCCATGAAAAACACGCTGCCCTGTTCGATCAGAATGCCGTGCGCCTCGGCTTCAGCCGCGAGGCGTGTTGCGTCAAGCCAGCGTGGCCCTTCGATCCAGCTTGAAGCGCCCCCGGAGATCTGCGCGTGGCGGAACTCTGGCAGATAGGTGTCGAGCGCGGCATTGAGCGCTTGTGCACGTTCCTTGTAGGCAAGCATGAGACGCCGTAGTAACGCATCGTGATGACCCAGCGCGAGAAAGGCGGCGAAGGCGCGCTGGATATAAGCCACGGGGTGACGCACCATGAGCCGCCGCAATGCCCGCAATTCCTGAATGAGTGCGCGTGGACCTACGACATAACCGAGCCGTAGCCCAGGGGCGAAACTTTTGGACAGGCTTCCTACATAAAGCACACGATCAGCAGTATCGAGGCTCTTCAACGCGGGGTGCGGAGTGCCGGAAAAATTGTTCTCGCTTTCGTAGTCGTCTTCGATCACGACGAAATCGTGCTTCTGCGCTAGCTCCAGCAGCGCATGCCGGCGCTCAAGCGGCATGGTCGCGGTGGTCGGGCATTGATGGCTCGGGGTCACATAGACGTAGTCGCAGCGCGCTAGAAGATCGGCATCGAGTTCCGGCCGGATGCCGTATTCATCGACTGGAAGCGGCACTAGTGGGGCGTGGCGGTCGAGAAAAATATTGCGTGCGTCGGGGTAGCCCGGCTCTTCGAAACCGATGGTTGTGCGGCTGCTGGCCAGCAAATCTCCGATCAGATAGAGCGCTTGCTGCGCCCCCATGGTGACGACAATTTCATCCTGCATTGAGAACACGCCACGCCGTGGCAGCACGCGGGTGCGAATCTGCTGCACCAGCGTGTCATCGTCACGCTCGATCAGGTCTGGTGCCCAGTTGCGAATCTCCAGCACAGATAGCGCCTTCATACAGCATTCGCGCCAGTCGCTGGTCGGAAACAGCGTCTGGTCGAACTGGCCATACACAAAGGGGAATTCGTAGTTTTGCCAGTTGGCGGGCTTAACGATGTTGCGCTGCGTCGAGGGCAAGCGCGTCATGCGCTGAGACCAGTCTGGCTGCCCGGTCATGTCGCTGGCCGCAACGGCCTGCCGCGCGACAAAGGTATGCCGCCCTTCGAGCACGGCTGGATTGACGAAATAGCCGCTACGGGCGCGGGAGACTAAATAGCCTTCTTCGACCAGTTGCTGATAAGCGAGCACGACCGTATTGCGGGCCACGCTCAATTGATCGGCTAGTTCCCGGCTCGATGGCAATGCGGTGTCGGCGGCAGCCTGCCCGTCAAGAATCGCGGCGACCAGCATTTGCCTGATTTGCCCTTGCAAGCTGGCACCAGATTCAGCCGGACGCTGGAACTGCTGGGTCCACATTGCCGACGACATCCGGCTGGCCATACTTCCTCCCTGAGTTTTTTAATGTCCGTCAGTAGTTCGGCGGATGGTATTTCTGCAGCCCTGCCGGTTCGGCGCTTGATCGGTTTTTGCGCCAGCTGCGCCATGCAAAAGCCAGCAGCAGCACACCGAGGCTCACCACTCCGAGACAGAGCGGCTTGCACTGTTCAGGGATGAATGCCATGGCGACGAGAATGCTGATCATGCCGAGAATCGCAAGCCACGTCAGGTAGGGGTAGCACCACATCTTGACGCGCAACGTGTGGCTTGTATTGGCTTCAAGGCGCGCGCGCAATCTCAGTTGCGACAGCGCGATCAACACATAGACGAAGATGGCCACCGTGCCATACGAATTGACGAGGAAGGCAAACACGGTATCGGGCGACAAGTAAGACATCACGACGGAGACGTAACCAAACAGCGTGCCCATCAGGATCGCGCGCACCGGCACACCGTGACGGTTGAGCTTCGCCAGGCCGGCGGGCGCATCGCCATGCCGGGTCAACGCGAACAACATCCGCGATGCCGCGTAGAGCCCCGAGTTGAGGGCCGATAGCACGGCGGTCAGTACGACCACATTCATCACGTTCGCAGCAGCGGGGATACCCATCGCATCTAGCGCGCTGACATAAGGCGTCGTCATCTGCGAAGAATTCCAGGGCACCAGCGCCACCACCACGAGAATCGAGCCGACATAGAACACCAGCACGCGCGTGATGACTGAATTGGTTGCCTTCGCCACGGCCTTGACCGGCTCCTTCGCTTCAGCCGCCGCAATCGTGACGATCTCTGCGCCGAAGTAAAACCCTGTCGCCGCGACGGCTCCGCTTAACACCGGCCCGATTCCGTTCGGCATCAGGCCGCCATGCGCCAGCAGTGTCGGCAGCACCTGCGTGGTATGCATCGACGCAGGCCACAAGCCCAGGATATACAGGCCACCGAGGAACAGAAAAACGATGATCGCGGCCACCTTGATCGAGGCGAACCAGAATTCAAATTCTCCGTAGCTTCCGACCGAAAACAGATTGGTTGCTGTCAGCAGGACCAGCAACGCCAGGCTGATGGCCCAGGCGGGGACATCGGGCAACCAGAACTGCACGAGTTTGGCGCCCGCCACGGCTTCTACTGCAACCACGATGACCCAGAAATACCAGTACATCCAGCCAGTGACGAAACCGGCCAACTCGCCGGGCCCTCGTTTGGTGGCGAATGCCAGGCGCGCGTACTCATAAAACGAGCCAACCGCAGGCATCGCGCACGCCATTTCGCCCAGCATGCGCATCACTAATACGACCAGGCCACCGGTTAGCAGAAATGACAGGACCGCAGCGGGGCCAGCTTGCTGAATCACCACACCACTGCCAACGAAAAGCCCTGCGCCGATCACTCCTCCCAACGCAATCATCGTCATATGACGTTGCTTGAGCCCCGCTTTCAGGCTGTTTTTTTCTATCGCTGGCCGCATGACGCCTCCGTATTTAAAGCAAACGTCGACTACGCACTTGGGTCATGCAGTGCCTAACCTGAAAGCCGGACGCTGTCTCGTGATTGATTGAGTAAGTAAGGACGCTGGTGCATCCCACTACGCAGTATTTTTTTAAGGTGCCGCTTTGCTCATGTGCGGCATGTGAGGCCGCATCAGTCGCTGACCGGACTGACCGGACGGCACTCAGGGCTTCATTCAGGGCTTTTCATCGCGCCTGAAATACAGCTGATAGAGCATGCGTTGGCCGATCCGGCGGAAGGGAGCGAACAGATGGCCCGGTAATGGCGAGGTGAAAATGGGCAGGGTCTGCCTGGCAGACTGGCCAGCAATCTGCTCGGCCAAACGACGGCCCGCCTGCTGCGAGTACGACACACCGTTGCCGCCATAGCCAAGCGCGTAATAGACCGTCTGCTTCGGGTCTGGCTGAAAAATGCGCGGCATCATGTCGTGCGAGACATCCACCCAGCCCCACCACGAGTAGTCAATCCGAATGCCGCGCAATGCGGGAAACTTGCGGCACATGCCTTCGAGCAGCAAATCGTAATGACGGGGGTTCGGCGCATCGGCACCCGTGATTGCACTGCGGCTGCCGATCTGCAGCCGGTTATCTGGCAGCAAGCGGTAATAGAAACGCAGGGTTCGCGTATCGGTGAGCACCTGTGTCGTGCGGAAATTGCATGCGGTGATTTCCTGTTGCGTGAGCGGGCGAGTCACCATTGAATTCGACAGGATCGGCATCACGCGGCTGGTCAATGAGGCATGCAGACCTGGTGCGGTATAGGCTCCCGTTGCAATGCCAACGGCACGTGCCCGCACGATCCCCCCGGGGGTATGAAGGTGATGAACCCCGTTGATGGTTTCCCAGCCAGTCACAGGGCTGCCTGGATGCACGCGCGCACCCGCTGCACGGGCAAGCCGTAAATAACCATGTGCGAGCTTTAGCGCATGAATGCCAATCCCTTCGGGTTCGTGAAGTGCCCCGGCGGCTTCTGCATCGTTGACGTATTCACGATGTAAGGTTTCCTGATCGATCAGCTCGGATGGGTAACCGAACACCTCCTTCCAGACTTTCGCTTCGGCGGCGAGCTTCTCCATCATGCGCGGCCGGTGCGCGATCAGAAAGTGGCCGCCTGGCTGCGCATCGCAATCTATCTCCGCTACCAGCGACTTGAAATGGTCGAAGCCTTCCTGAATCTCGTCATGCATTTTCAACGCGACATCTTTGCCCCACCGTTCAATCCACTGCGAGCGCGACAAGCGCCCTGAAGCGTTCTGCCCTTGCCCGCCATTGCGGCTGCTGCAGCCCCAACTGGTCTTGTTGGCTTCGAGTACCACGGCCTTGATGCCGTGCTCACGGGCGAGGCAGAGTGCTGCCGCGAGCCCGGTGTAGCCGCCCCCGATGATCGCCACATCAATGTCGAGATCTTTGGTCAGCGGCCCATCGTCGGGTGGCGCAACGCCTGCGGTGGCCACCCAGTACGTCGGCGCATATTGCTTGCCGTGGCCAGGGCCTGGCGAGGTCAACGGATCGTATTGCGGGTCGTAGCGGGTAGCATCCTTGCGCTCAACAGGCATGCCTTCGGTGATCCGGTCAATTGCGCTGTGCGCCATACGAAACTCCTCGTCAAGATTAAGAACTTGCCTCGGGTGTGCTGCGTTGAGGGGCGGCATGCTTGCAGAGTGTTGCTTTGTATTCCGATGTATTTGCTGTATTTGACGTATCTGCTACAGGGTATTGCCGGACGTTTTTATTCTTCAGTCATTGAACTATTGGGCGCATTGCTTTGGCGCGTTATTGGTTGCGCGCTTGACGAATTAACCCGGCACGCAACTGGCCGATATTTTTAGGCAAATTATTTCGTGGCCCTTATCGACGATATCTTGCGGAGATTGTAGGAAGACAATATGGCCAGCGGTAGGTCCAGTTGCTTGCTTTCGCTTGGTGCAAAGAGAGGAGGGGAGAGAGTGCAGAAGCGCGGTTGTAATCGCACTGTCATCGCATGGCTTTGAAGCTGTAACCAGATGGCTTTGGTGGTGCTTTGCTTTCGTTGTGATGGCACGCGCGATGCCGTGGCTTGGCTTGGCCGGATTGGTACGGAGTCGCGTCACCATGCGCGGAGCGGCCACACTGCATGCATGCGGATAGGCGGTCGCGCAATGAGCGAAGCGTTCGCATCGGCGCATGCCGTTAGGGTGCCAGGCGGCTGTCTGGCCGGATGCATGGCCCGGATGTTTGGTGGCACACTGGCCGGCCATTTGCGGTTAAATCCCCGGCTTCATTCAGGCTAACTGGCGGCCATGATTGCGCCTGAAGCCCGAGCGCGCTGTTTTATTCAAGGAGAGCAAGGTGAGCGTAACGTCCCGATGGATCGACATCCCCGCAGGCGATAGCAGTTTTGGTGGCTATCTGGCGCTGCCGAAAAGTGGCAAGGGGCCCGCCGTCGTCATCATCCAGGAAATTTTTGGCGTGAATAGCCACATTCGTGAGGTGGCGGAGCAGTACGCGCAAGACGGTTACGTCGCGCTGGCACCGGATATCTTCTGGCGCATCCAGCCTCGCGTTGAGCTGACGTATGCCGGTCTCGACCGCGACAAAGGCATCGAAATTCTGCAAAAAACCAATGTGGATCTGGCCGTGGCCGATATAGGTGCCACTGTGGCGGCGTTGCGTGCGATGCCGGAAGTGAGCGGCAAGATCGCCGCAATTGGCTATTGTTTTGGCGGGCGGCTGGCCTATCTGGCTGCCGCGCAAGGCTGGCTGGATGGTGCGGTGGCTTATTACGGTGGCGGCATTCAAAACCAGCTTGATGCCGCAGCCCGGATCAACGTGCCGATTCAGTTTCACTATGCCGAACTCGATGCAGGCATTCCGTTGTCGGCCGTGGGCCAGGTCAAAGAGCGTTTTACCGGCCACAGCGGCGCTGAATTTCATCTGTATCCCAATGCCGATCATGGCTTTAACTGCCCCGATCGCGCCTCGTATAACCAGGCCGCCGCAGCACTTGCGCATGGCCGCACGCTGACGTTCCTCGGCGAGCGGATGTAGTTTGACCCATGCCCTCTGCGTGCCGGTTGCGGCAACGAGGGCATTTTCCCGGCCAGGTTCGAAGAGCCGGGGCGATTGGTTCGATTAGGTTGGTTAGTTCGATTAGTTCGATCAGTTGCAGCTAGCGGCGGCAACCCGTGCTGGCAATGGGCCGGACGCCGTGCAGGCTGTGCTTGTCCGGTGTAGCACCAGGCCCCTCACGGTTTCATTTAATTCACCCAGTCAAACGAAAGGCGCATTTGCCATGCAATCCGATTACCTCGCCTGCGATGCCATGCGTCTTGCTGAGCTTGTGCGCAAGCGCGAACTGAGTGCCCGGGAACTGCTCGATACCGCCATCGCGCGCGCGGAAGCAGCGAACCCGGCGATCAATGCGCTAGTGCTTAAAGACTACGACGCGGCGCGTCAACGGGCCTCGCTGGTAGATCAACATGGCGCTGACAGCGGGCCTCTGAGCGGAGTGCCGTATCTGGTCAAGGATCTTGGCGCGGCGGTTGCGGGGCTGCGGATGTCGATGGGCAGCCGTCACTATCGCCACTTTGTCCCGGCTGAAGATGCGCCGGTGATTGCGCTGTCAAAGGCCGCTGGGCTCAATATTTTTGGCAAAACCAGCACTTCTGAGCTGGGCCAGATGCCCTATACAGAACCGGAATTATTTGGCCCCTGCCGTAACCCATGGAGCCTCGATCACACGCCGGGTGGTTCCAGCGGTGGTGCTGCGGCAGCCGTTGCCGCAGGGGTCGTGCCGCTGGCGCATGCGTCTGATGGCGGCGGCTCGATCCGTATTCCGGCTTCGTGCTGTGGCTTGTTTGGCCTGAAGCCATCGCGTGGGCGGCAACCTGCTGCGGCGATATCGTTTCCCGGTGAACTGGGTGTCGATCACGCCATTTCGCGCAGCGTGCGCGATAGCGCGTTGCTGCTCGATCTGACTTCGGGTCATGCCGGTTTGCCGCCTGGCGCACCAGGGACATTTCTCGCCGCAGTCAGCGAGCCCTGCAAACCGCTGCATATCGCTTACGTCACTGATCCCATGCTGGCGCTCGAGCTATCTGACGATACGCTGGCGGCGCTGGAAGATGCTGCGCAGCTTGCCGCTTCGCTTGGACATCATGTCGAGCCGGTTTCGCTGGGGATAGATTTCGCGCAGGTTCGGCACGCGTTTTTGACGCTTTGGTCGGTTGCAGCCGAAAGCCTGGTGTTGAACGCCGAGCAGATGACAGGCAACAAGCCTGAGCGCTCGGAGTTTGAGATTGAAACCTGGGTGATGGCGCAGATTGGCCGCAAGCTGGGCGCACGCGCGTTGCCTGAAGCGCTGGCGGAGCAGCAGCGCGTATCGGCCAGGCTGACTGATTGGCTGACCCGTTACGACGTGATCCTGTGTGCCACGCTGGCCGCGCCGCCGATCAAGATCGGCGAGATGCTGCCGAGCCAGGCAGAGCGGATGCAGATGCGGGCGGCTAGCGCGGTGCCGCTTGAGCCGCTACTGAAAAAGCTCTTGGAAGAAGCTTCTAACAAGGCTTTTGCGTGGGCTGGTTGCACGGAGGTATTCAATCTGAGCGGGCAACCGGCGATGTCGGTTCCGCTTTACTGGAACGCTCGCAATTTACCGGTGGGGGTGCAGTTCGCCGGGCGTCATGGCGACGAAGCTACGTTATTCAGGCTGGCGGCTCAGCTTGAAGCGGCGCGCCCGTGGTTTGAGCGCCGTCCGCCGCTGGCACCAGCTCGTGCTTGATTTTTCAGCTGGGTTTTTCTGATTGGTTCTTTTGACTGCGGGCCAATGCGCGGCGCAGTGCCGGACCTGGCTCGCATGTAACAGCAGCCCGTTAAAGACACACGCGGTGTACGAGGCCATCACCTCGTACACCGCGTGCAGCACCGCAGCGTGCCTTGCCTTGCTTTCTCGCCCGTGTGCTTTTTTCAGGGCGCTGTCACGCCCTGGGAACATCGTTCAGGTTGGCTGACGCTGGGCATCCAGATCCACATGCCGCTGTGCCGGAATGCAGGCGATGGCCACTAGCGACAAGGCCAGCCCCGCCATCACGTAATACGTCGGCGCAAGCGGCGAGCCGGTGGTTTTGATGAGCCACGTGACGATAAACGGCCCAAAACCGCCAAACAGCATCACGGCCATGTTGTACGCCAGCGAAAGCCCGGTGGAGCGCACATTGGCGGGAAACAGCTCCGCGAGCATCGCACCAAACGGCCCGTAGTAACCCGATAACGTGACTGACAAAGTGGCTTGCACGATGATGAGCCGCGTGATGCTGGGCTCAGCCGCGAGCCATGAAAACAGCGGATAGATCAGCACCAGCGAGAGCCCGAGCGACCACAGCGACAAGCCTTTGCGCCCGATCTTGTCCGACCATGCGCCAGCCAGTGGTGACAGCACCGTCAGTAGCGTGTTGCCCACAATCAAGGCGTAAAACGACTCGGCATAAGGCAGTTTGAGCTGCTTCACGGCGAAGGTCGGCAGGTAGCTGATGAACACATACACCGTTGCGGTGAGGGCGATGACAGCACCAAGACCGCAAAAAATTTCCCGCGTGTGGTCTTTGAACACTTCACGCAGCGTGACGCGGCGCGCAGTTTGTTTGGCGTGCAGAAACGCTTCGGAATCCCGCAGATGACGGCGGATATAAATACCGATTGGGCCGATCAGCAGACCAAGAATGAACGGGACACGCCAGCCCCATGATTTCAGCGCTTCTGGCGACAGGCCACGCGAAATGGCCGCTCCCACGAGCGCGCCGATCAGCAGTGCTGCCGCTTGGCTGGCCATTTGCCAGCTGCCGTAAAAGCCGCGTCTGGAAAACGGAGCGGCTTCAATGAGCAGCGCGGTTGAGCTGCCGAATTCGCCCCCTGCGGAGAACCCTTGCAACAACCGGCCCACCACGATGATGATTGGCGCGCCGATACCAATCGCCGAATAGGGCGGGGCAATGGCGAGCAGCAAAATACCGAGCGTCATCAAGCCCATCACCAGCGTGAGTGCCGCCTTACGTCCGGCGCGATCGGCATAAAGCCCGAGCACGATGCCGCCAATTGGGCGCATAAAAAACGCCACGCCGAAACTAGCCGTAGCGAGAAGCAGCGAGGAATAGTCGCTGCTGGTTGGAAAGAACAAATCGGCAATGACGACAGTCATGAAACCGAAAACGGTGAAGTCATACCATTCGAGCGCATTGCCGACGACGGCGGCCGCTACAGCTCGGGTGTTGAGATTTTTTGACGCCGGTGCCATCAATGTCTCCAGCCTGTGGATTGAGTATTTTTTGTATCGGCCATGTTCCTTTTGAATGCTTTCGGGAGGAAACCGGCCAATGCAAAACGCATGGCGAGTGTAGAGAGCCTCGCCATGGCTTTCAAGCGCTGACAAATAAAAAAAGCGCTTGCCGTTGTTCGCGGCAAGCGCCTTATTGAGGTGGCTGGAAGCACAGGCCACGTCTGGAGTTGTCTGACGCCCTGCGCGCAGCTTATCTCTAATTAGGGTAGGGCGTTGAGGATTTAAATTGAGTCCGTTTTAAGCTCGCTAACACAACCCGGACATTTGAGCGATGCCCGCCGTATCTTGGCGGTATGGCAAGACGAAAGTTATGGGTAGGACTCTAAATCGCCTCGCTACTCAAATTGGGGGGAGGTCACGGGACATCGCAAACACTTCATTGCATCTCAGATCATTGACTTCCGCCGCACCAGAACCACAGGCCACTCAGACGCTCACACTATCTAAATCCCCCAACGACACGCCCCATCAAGTCGATGCCGTTTTCGAACATCCGCGCGAAAAACGGAATCATGTTGGGCGTCATCAACTGGATCAGCAGCATCCCGACCAGCATCGTCAGCGGAAAGCCGATCTGGAAGATGCCGATTTGCGGCGCGGCGCGATTCAGGATGCCCAGCGCCAGATTGGCGATCAGCAACGCTGTGACCACCGGTAGCGCCAGCAATAATCCCACCGAGAAAATCGATCCGCCTGCGGCTGCCAGCGTACGCCAGCCTGCGGCTCCGAGCAGGTCAGCCGATACCGGCACTGACTGAAACGACGCCAGCAACGCGCTAATCAACTGCAAATGGCCATCCATGGCGAGGAACGCTAGCAACCCGATGGTGTGTAGATAGCGCGAGAGCACCGCGCTTGAGCCGTTCGCCTGAGGGTCGAAAAAAGTGGCGAAGCCGAGCCCCATGCCGAGCCCGATGATTTCACCGGCTGCTTCAATCGCGGCGAACACCAGGTGCATCGCAAAGCCCATCGCCGCGCCCAGCAGAAACTGGTTCAGCAGAATCCACACGCCATCAGCGGAAAACACGGTCACGGCGGGCAAGGGCCCGAGTGTGGGCGCGACGATCAGCGTGGTAAAGGCCGCGAGGCCGATTTTGATGCGCGTCGGTACGGAACGATGGCCCAGCAGTGGGGCCGTGCCGATCAGCGCCAGCAGCCGCACGAAGGGCCAGAGAAAAGCGCTGATCCATGCATTGAGCTGGGCGTAAGTGACGGAGAACATCGTGTGCGCGGTTTAGTGCGCGAGCGCGGGCACGCTCGTGAACATATGACGCATGTAATCGAGCATGGTCGTGAGCATCCACGGTCCAGCGATCACCATAGTCACGGCCAGTGCCAGCAGCTTGGGAATAAATGAGAGCGTGGTTTCGTTGATCTGCGTTGCTGCCTGAAACAGGCTCACCACCAGCCCGACCACCAGCGCTACCAGCAATAACGGTGCGGCCAGCAGCAAGGCGATATACATCGCCTCGTGCGCCAGGGTCATCACGCTTTCAGGGGTCATCTGGGCCGTCGCTACACAAAGCTCTGCGCTAGCGAGCCAATCAGCAACTGCCAGCCATCTACCAGCACAAACAGCATCAGCTTGAATGGCAGGGCGATGGTGGAGGGCGAAACCATCATCATCCCCATCGACATCAACACGCTCGCCACCACCATGTCGATGATCAGAAACGGAATGAAGATCGTGAAGCCGATCTGGAAGCCGGTTTTCAACTCGCTAGTGATAAAGGCGGGCACTAGCAGCGATAGCGGCACATCTTCCGGCCCCTGCATCGGCGCGGCGTGTGCGATGCCCGCGAACAGCGCTAGATCGGACTCGCGGGTTTGCCGCAGCATGAAACTCTTGAATGGCGCGACGCCTTTGTCGAAGGCCTGCTCCATCGTCAGCGTGCCTTCAGAGAACGGCTTGTAGCCGTCGGTATAGGCCTTGTTCAACACCGGTGACATCACGAAGAACGTCAGAAACATCGTCAGCCCGACCATCACCTGGTTAGGTGGCGTGGTGGCGGTGCCGAGCGCCTGGCGCAGCAACGACAGCACGATGATGATGCGCGTGAAG is a genomic window of Paraburkholderia bonniea containing:
- the fliQ gene encoding flagellar biosynthesis protein FliQ; the encoded protein is MTPESVMTLAHEAMYIALLLAAPLLLVALVVGLVVSLFQAATQINETTLSFIPKLLALAVTMVIAGPWMLTTMLDYMRHMFTSVPALAH
- a CDS encoding NAD(P)/FAD-dependent oxidoreductase, which encodes MAHSAIDRITEGMPVERKDATRYDPQYDPLTSPGPGHGKQYAPTYWVATAGVAPPDDGPLTKDLDIDVAIIGGGYTGLAAALCLAREHGIKAVVLEANKTSWGCSSRNGGQGQNASGRLSRSQWIERWGKDVALKMHDEIQEGFDHFKSLVAEIDCDAQPGGHFLIAHRPRMMEKLAAEAKVWKEVFGYPSELIDQETLHREYVNDAEAAGALHEPEGIGIHALKLAHGYLRLARAAGARVHPGSPVTGWETINGVHHLHTPGGIVRARAVGIATGAYTAPGLHASLTSRVMPILSNSMVTRPLTQQEITACNFRTTQVLTDTRTLRFYYRLLPDNRLQIGSRSAITGADAPNPRHYDLLLEGMCRKFPALRGIRIDYSWWGWVDVSHDMMPRIFQPDPKQTVYYALGYGGNGVSYSQQAGRRLAEQIAGQSARQTLPIFTSPLPGHLFAPFRRIGQRMLYQLYFRRDEKP
- a CDS encoding MFS transporter; this translates as MAPASKNLNTRAVAAAVVGNALEWYDFTVFGFMTVVIADLFFPTSSDYSSLLLATASFGVAFFMRPIGGIVLGLYADRAGRKAALTLVMGLMTLGILLLAIAPPYSAIGIGAPIIIVVGRLLQGFSAGGEFGSSTALLIEAAPFSRRGFYGSWQMASQAAALLIGALVGAAISRGLSPEALKSWGWRVPFILGLLIGPIGIYIRRHLRDSEAFLHAKQTARRVTLREVFKDHTREIFCGLGAVIALTATVYVFISYLPTFAVKQLKLPYAESFYALIVGNTLLTVLSPLAGAWSDKIGRKGLSLWSLGLSLVLIYPLFSWLAAEPSITRLIIVQATLSVTLSGYYGPFGAMLAELFPANVRSTGLSLAYNMAVMLFGGFGPFIVTWLIKTTGSPLAPTYYVMAGLALSLVAIACIPAQRHVDLDAQRQPT
- a CDS encoding PLP-dependent aminotransferase family protein, yielding MASRMSSAMWTQQFQRPAESGASLQGQIRQMLVAAILDGQAAADTALPSSRELADQLSVARNTVVLAYQQLVEEGYLVSRARSGYFVNPAVLEGRHTFVARQAVAASDMTGQPDWSQRMTRLPSTQRNIVKPANWQNYEFPFVYGQFDQTLFPTSDWRECCMKALSVLEIRNWAPDLIERDDDTLVQQIRTRVLPRRGVFSMQDEIVVTMGAQQALYLIGDLLASSRTTIGFEEPGYPDARNIFLDRHAPLVPLPVDEYGIRPELDADLLARCDYVYVTPSHQCPTTATMPLERRHALLELAQKHDFVVIEDDYESENNFSGTPHPALKSLDTADRVLYVGSLSKSFAPGLRLGYVVGPRALIQELRALRRLMVRHPVAYIQRAFAAFLALGHHDALLRRLMLAYKERAQALNAALDTYLPEFRHAQISGGASSWIEGPRWLDATRLAAEAEAHGILIEQGSVFFMAGLEQRHCFRMGFSSITLEKIAPGVRALADLVRQQQRQA
- a CDS encoding amino acid permease, whose protein sequence is MRPAIEKNSLKAGLKQRHMTMIALGGVIGAGLFVGSGVVIQQAGPAAVLSFLLTGGLVVLVMRMLGEMACAMPAVGSFYEYARLAFATKRGPGELAGFVTGWMYWYFWVIVVAVEAVAGAKLVQFWLPDVPAWAISLALLVLLTATNLFSVGSYGEFEFWFASIKVAAIIVFLFLGGLYILGLWPASMHTTQVLPTLLAHGGLMPNGIGPVLSGAVAATGFYFGAEIVTIAAAEAKEPVKAVAKATNSVITRVLVFYVGSILVVVALVPWNSSQMTTPYVSALDAMGIPAAANVMNVVVLTAVLSALNSGLYAASRMLFALTRHGDAPAGLAKLNRHGVPVRAILMGTLFGYVSVVMSYLSPDTVFAFLVNSYGTVAIFVYVLIALSQLRLRARLEANTSHTLRVKMWCYPYLTWLAILGMISILVAMAFIPEQCKPLCLGVVSLGVLLLAFAWRSWRKNRSSAEPAGLQKYHPPNY
- the fliR gene encoding flagellar biosynthetic protein FliR; this encodes MFSVTYAQLNAWISAFLWPFVRLLALIGTAPLLGHRSVPTRIKIGLAAFTTLIVAPTLGPLPAVTVFSADGVWILLNQFLLGAAMGFAMHLVFAAIEAAGEIIGLGMGLGFATFFDPQANGSSAVLSRYLHTIGLLAFLAMDGHLQLISALLASFQSVPVSADLLGAAGWRTLAAAGGSIFSVGLLLALPVVTALLIANLALGILNRAAPQIGIFQIGFPLTMLVGMLLIQLMTPNMIPFFARMFENGIDLMGRVVGGFR
- a CDS encoding dienelactone hydrolase family protein encodes the protein MSVTSRWIDIPAGDSSFGGYLALPKSGKGPAVVIIQEIFGVNSHIREVAEQYAQDGYVALAPDIFWRIQPRVELTYAGLDRDKGIEILQKTNVDLAVADIGATVAALRAMPEVSGKIAAIGYCFGGRLAYLAAAQGWLDGAVAYYGGGIQNQLDAAARINVPIQFHYAELDAGIPLSAVGQVKERFTGHSGAEFHLYPNADHGFNCPDRASYNQAAAALAHGRTLTFLGERM
- a CDS encoding amidase; this translates as MQSDYLACDAMRLAELVRKRELSARELLDTAIARAEAANPAINALVLKDYDAARQRASLVDQHGADSGPLSGVPYLVKDLGAAVAGLRMSMGSRHYRHFVPAEDAPVIALSKAAGLNIFGKTSTSELGQMPYTEPELFGPCRNPWSLDHTPGGSSGGAAAAVAAGVVPLAHASDGGGSIRIPASCCGLFGLKPSRGRQPAAAISFPGELGVDHAISRSVRDSALLLDLTSGHAGLPPGAPGTFLAAVSEPCKPLHIAYVTDPMLALELSDDTLAALEDAAQLAASLGHHVEPVSLGIDFAQVRHAFLTLWSVAAESLVLNAEQMTGNKPERSEFEIETWVMAQIGRKLGARALPEALAEQQRVSARLTDWLTRYDVILCATLAAPPIKIGEMLPSQAERMQMRAASAVPLEPLLKKLLEEASNKAFAWAGCTEVFNLSGQPAMSVPLYWNARNLPVGVQFAGRHGDEATLFRLAAQLEAARPWFERRPPLAPARA
- the fliP gene encoding flagellar type III secretion system pore protein FliP (The bacterial flagellar biogenesis protein FliP forms a type III secretion system (T3SS)-type pore required for flagellar assembly.); this encodes MHSTWARVSPRCGSSISRGARKTALTRGLTLGLACVSALLLPALAMAQVAGMPAFNASPGPNGGTTYSLSVQTMLLLTMLSFLPAMMLMMTSFTRIIIVLSLLRQALGTATTPPNQVMVGLTMFLTFFVMSPVLNKAYTDGYKPFSEGTLTMEQAFDKGVAPFKSFMLRQTRESDLALFAGIAHAAPMQGPEDVPLSLLVPAFITSELKTGFQIGFTIFIPFLIIDMVVASVLMSMGMMMVSPSTIALPFKLMLFVLVDGWQLLIGSLAQSFV